The following coding sequences lie in one Streptomyces xiamenensis genomic window:
- a CDS encoding NUDIX hydrolase, whose amino-acid sequence MERTAEEETVRAAGCVLWRYAAGPSGEVEVALVHRPRYDDWSHPKGKLHPGEEPEDAALREVLEETGMICVLGAPLPTARYVVRGRPKEVHYWAGEAVGGRFSPNDEVDRLLWLPPEQALTQLTHAQDRPLLAAALEAL is encoded by the coding sequence GTGGAACGAACGGCTGAGGAGGAGACGGTCCGGGCGGCCGGCTGCGTGCTGTGGAGGTACGCGGCGGGCCCGTCGGGCGAGGTGGAGGTGGCGCTGGTGCACCGCCCCCGCTACGACGACTGGTCGCACCCCAAGGGCAAGCTGCACCCGGGGGAGGAGCCGGAGGACGCGGCGCTGCGCGAGGTGCTGGAGGAGACCGGCATGATCTGCGTGCTCGGCGCCCCGCTGCCCACCGCCCGCTATGTGGTGCGCGGGCGGCCCAAGGAGGTCCACTACTGGGCCGGTGAGGCGGTCGGCGGCCGGTTCTCGCCCAATGACGAGGTGGACCGGCTGCTGTGGCTGCCGCCGGAGCAGGCCCTCACCCAGCTGACGCACGCGCAGGACCGGCCGCTGCTGGCGGCGGCGCTGGAGGCGCTGTAG
- a CDS encoding class I SAM-dependent methyltransferase, which produces MPEGTVTRGTTNPNRLRRMDRWIAHAHGTALRRAHHPPLAVDLGYGAAPWTAVELLGRLRRVRPDARVAGVEIDPERVAAALPYEQDGLSFVRGGFEMPLPGGERPLLIRAANVLRQYPEDAVAGVWERLCGRLAPGGLLVEGTCDEPGRRHVWVALGPDGPRTVTFAARLADLGTPSDLAERLPKVLIHRNVPGERVHRFLVDFDRAWAAAAPYAPLGARQRWVTAVRALAAAGWPLADDVRRWRQGEVTVRWAALAPGGTGPG; this is translated from the coding sequence ATGCCTGAGGGGACGGTCACCCGGGGGACGACCAACCCCAATCGTTTGCGGCGCATGGACCGCTGGATCGCCCATGCGCACGGCACCGCCCTGCGCCGCGCCCACCACCCGCCGCTGGCCGTGGATCTGGGGTACGGGGCGGCGCCCTGGACCGCCGTCGAACTGCTGGGGCGGCTGCGCCGGGTACGGCCCGACGCCCGGGTGGCGGGGGTGGAGATCGACCCGGAGCGGGTGGCGGCGGCGCTGCCGTACGAACAGGACGGGCTCTCCTTCGTCCGCGGCGGGTTCGAGATGCCGCTGCCCGGCGGGGAACGGCCACTGCTGATCCGGGCCGCGAACGTGCTGCGGCAGTATCCCGAGGACGCGGTCGCCGGGGTGTGGGAGCGGCTGTGCGGGCGGCTGGCGCCGGGGGGGCTGCTGGTGGAGGGCACCTGCGACGAGCCGGGGCGGCGGCACGTGTGGGTGGCGCTGGGGCCGGACGGGCCGCGCACGGTCACCTTCGCCGCCCGGCTGGCGGATCTCGGCACCCCCTCCGACCTGGCCGAGCGGCTGCCCAAGGTGCTCATCCACCGCAATGTGCCGGGCGAACGCGTGCACCGGTTCCTGGTCGACTTCGACCGCGCCTGGGCCGCCGCCGCCCCGTACGCGCCGCTCGGCGCCCGGCAGCGCTGGGTCACGGCCGTACGGGCCCTGGCCGCCGCCGGCTGGCCACTGGCCGATGACGTACGGCGCTGGCGGCAGGGCGAGGTCACCGTGCGCTGGGCGGCGCTGGCGCCCGGGGGTACCGGCCCCGGCTGA
- the mshA gene encoding D-inositol-3-phosphate glycosyltransferase produces MLSVHTSPLHQPGTGDAGGMNVYIVELSRQLAALGTEVEIFTRAAQGGLPPTVELAPGVLVRHVDAGPYEGLSKEELPAQMCAFTHGVTQIWAGERPGYFDLVHSHYWLSGQVGWLVAERWGVPLVHAMHTMAKVKNAALAAGDSPEPAARVIGETQIVRAADRLIANTAEEAAELVRHYEADPMRTAVVHPGVNLDVFRPADGRAAARARLGLPQDALIPLFVGRIQPLKAPDLLLHAVRDLLDRDPSLAEPGRMVVPIVGGPSGTGLARPERLQKLAERLGLSRLVRFHPPVGQERLADWYRAASVLVMPSYSESFGLVAAEAQACGTPVIAAAVGGLPVVVRDQATGFLIEDHDPVHYADALGRFAADASLSARLGQAAALHACRFGWAATAAGTVSVYREATESHRFALRSAHG; encoded by the coding sequence ATGCTGAGCGTTCACACCTCTCCGCTGCATCAGCCGGGCACCGGCGACGCGGGCGGCATGAACGTCTACATCGTCGAACTGTCCAGACAGCTGGCGGCGCTCGGCACGGAGGTGGAGATCTTCACGCGGGCGGCCCAGGGCGGGCTGCCGCCGACTGTGGAGCTGGCGCCCGGGGTGCTGGTACGCCACGTGGACGCAGGCCCCTACGAGGGGCTGAGCAAGGAGGAGCTGCCGGCCCAGATGTGCGCGTTCACGCACGGCGTGACCCAGATCTGGGCGGGGGAGCGGCCCGGGTACTTCGACCTGGTGCACTCGCACTACTGGCTGTCGGGGCAGGTGGGCTGGCTGGTCGCGGAGCGCTGGGGCGTACCGCTGGTGCACGCGATGCACACCATGGCCAAGGTGAAGAACGCCGCGCTGGCGGCCGGGGACAGCCCGGAGCCGGCGGCCCGGGTGATCGGCGAGACCCAGATCGTGCGGGCGGCGGACCGGCTGATCGCCAACACGGCCGAGGAGGCCGCCGAACTGGTGCGGCACTACGAGGCCGACCCGATGCGCACGGCGGTGGTGCACCCCGGCGTCAACCTGGACGTCTTCCGCCCGGCGGACGGGCGGGCGGCGGCGCGGGCCCGCCTCGGGCTGCCGCAGGACGCGCTGATCCCGCTGTTCGTGGGGCGCATCCAGCCGCTCAAGGCCCCCGATCTGCTGCTGCACGCCGTGCGGGACCTGCTGGACCGCGACCCGTCGCTGGCCGAGCCGGGCCGCATGGTCGTCCCGATCGTGGGCGGCCCCTCGGGCACCGGCCTGGCCCGCCCCGAGCGGCTCCAGAAGCTCGCGGAACGGCTGGGCCTGTCCCGGCTGGTCCGCTTCCACCCGCCGGTGGGGCAGGAGCGGCTGGCGGACTGGTACCGGGCGGCGAGTGTGCTGGTGATGCCCTCGTACAGCGAGTCCTTCGGCCTGGTGGCGGCGGAGGCCCAGGCGTGCGGCACCCCCGTGATCGCGGCGGCGGTGGGCGGGCTGCCGGTGGTCGTGCGGGACCAGGCGACCGGCTTCCTGATCGAGGACCACGACCCGGTGCACTACGCGGACGCGCTGGGCAGGTTCGCGGCCGACGCGTCGCTGTCGGCCCGCCTGGGTCAGGCGGCGGCGCTGCACGCCTGCCGCTTCGGGTGGGCGGCGACGGCGGCGGGCACGGTCTCCGTGTACCGGGAGGCGACGGAGTCGCACCGCTTCGCCCTACGATCGGCGCATGGCTGA
- a CDS encoding type III secretion system chaperone family protein — protein MAEDTTATTVEDTLNDLGVEWERPDPGHYVVTLPGTRKLATTCSLRLGRHALSVNAFVIRRPDENHETVHRWLLERNARLYGVAYALDAHGDIYLAGRLPLSAATPAELDRLLGVVLETADGAFNTLLEMGFATAIRKEHAWRVSRGEPTHNLAAFSHLFPPD, from the coding sequence ATGGCTGAGGACACCACCGCGACGACCGTCGAGGACACGCTGAACGACCTGGGCGTGGAGTGGGAACGCCCGGACCCCGGCCACTACGTGGTCACGCTGCCGGGCACCCGCAAGCTGGCGACCACCTGTTCGCTGCGGCTGGGCCGGCACGCGCTGTCGGTGAACGCGTTCGTCATCCGCCGGCCGGACGAGAACCACGAGACGGTCCACCGCTGGCTGCTGGAGCGCAACGCCCGGCTGTACGGGGTGGCGTACGCCCTGGACGCCCACGGCGACATCTACCTGGCCGGCCGCCTGCCCCTGTCGGCGGCCACCCCGGCGGAGCTGGACCGCCTGCTGGGCGTGGTCCTGGAGACGGCGGACGGCGCGTTCAACACTCTGCTGGAGATGGGCTTCGCGACGGCCATCCGCAAGGAACACGCCTGGCGCGTCTCGCGCGGCGAACCCACCCACAACCTGGCGGCGTTCTCCCACCTCTTCCCCCCGGACTGA
- a CDS encoding DUF6879 family protein, with the protein MTFSGTDSINGGCPAVYETDRNTVVIQGWKIDRSDEAYRDARNLEENEDLVEVPRELLERFVPRKQSPASYDLETDEQWNALFRDFKHSARRLETRDHYDVSYEREHFDRFLAGEDTDVAWMRPWTDLMREHADQGKTVARVRVVPAQLTDYLRFELDLTECNVRDGKEDIRYLDRATAERVGLPDRDFWLFDSHTVVVLHFDEEGRRVRTEVITDPALVIEHARWLDVAFQHATAYEKFVKEHPPR; encoded by the coding sequence ATGACCTTCAGTGGCACGGACAGCATCAACGGAGGCTGCCCCGCCGTGTACGAGACCGACCGGAACACCGTCGTGATCCAGGGGTGGAAGATCGACCGCAGTGACGAGGCGTATCGGGACGCACGGAACCTGGAGGAGAACGAGGACCTGGTCGAGGTCCCCCGGGAACTGCTGGAGCGTTTCGTACCCAGGAAGCAGTCGCCGGCGTCCTACGACCTGGAGACGGACGAGCAGTGGAATGCCCTGTTCCGTGACTTCAAGCACTCGGCCCGGCGGCTGGAGACTCGCGATCACTACGACGTCTCGTACGAGCGGGAGCACTTCGACCGGTTCCTGGCCGGTGAGGACACCGACGTGGCGTGGATGAGGCCGTGGACCGACCTGATGCGCGAGCACGCCGATCAGGGAAAGACGGTGGCCCGGGTGCGGGTCGTCCCCGCGCAGCTGACGGATTACCTGCGGTTTGAACTCGACCTCACGGAGTGCAACGTCCGCGATGGCAAGGAGGACATCCGCTACCTCGACCGGGCCACGGCCGAGCGGGTGGGGCTGCCCGACCGCGATTTCTGGCTGTTCGACTCGCATACTGTGGTTGTGCTGCACTTCGATGAGGAAGGACGGAGGGTGCGGACCGAGGTCATCACGGATCCGGCTCTGGTCATCGAACACGCGCGGTGGCTTGACGTTGCCTTCCAGCACGCCACCGCATACGAGAAGTTCGTGAAGGAGCATCCCCCGCGTTGA
- a CDS encoding helix-turn-helix domain-containing protein codes for MSSAPRGVQEARQELGGRLRALRQAAAVDGRTLAERLGWPPSKVSKIQLGRQSPTEGDIREWTAACGEPQAAEELLILLRNLDRRYADWRRQLRQGHAAVQRAWADAEATAQTIRSFESSCVPGLLQTADYAASVLRQHGRLHGSPPDTDSAVAARLARQQVLYEPGRKRRFLLLSESALFHSTASAPVMRAQIDRLVSATTLPTLSLGVIPQRKQQLLLPAHGFCILDDRLVTVEIYSAELRLGLPEEVALYQRVFEMLSADALYGADARRLLTTAAESWV; via the coding sequence TTGAGTTCGGCACCGAGAGGCGTCCAGGAAGCCAGGCAGGAGCTTGGCGGACGTCTGCGTGCCCTCAGGCAGGCGGCTGCTGTGGACGGACGCACTCTTGCCGAACGTCTGGGGTGGCCGCCCAGCAAGGTCTCCAAGATTCAGCTCGGACGACAGTCGCCGACCGAGGGTGACATCCGGGAGTGGACGGCTGCCTGCGGAGAACCGCAGGCAGCCGAAGAACTGCTGATACTTCTGCGCAACCTCGACCGGCGCTATGCCGACTGGCGACGTCAATTGCGCCAGGGGCACGCTGCGGTGCAGCGTGCGTGGGCTGATGCCGAGGCAACGGCCCAGACCATCCGCTCTTTTGAATCAAGCTGTGTTCCGGGCCTGCTGCAAACCGCTGATTACGCCGCTTCTGTCCTGCGTCAGCACGGCCGGCTGCACGGGAGCCCTCCTGATACCGACAGTGCGGTCGCGGCGCGGCTGGCCCGGCAGCAGGTCCTCTACGAGCCCGGCCGCAAGCGGCGCTTCCTTCTGCTGTCCGAGTCGGCGCTGTTCCACAGCACGGCCTCGGCGCCGGTGATGCGGGCTCAGATCGACCGACTGGTCTCAGCGACCACGCTTCCGACGCTTTCGCTGGGTGTCATTCCGCAACGGAAGCAACAACTGCTCCTGCCGGCACATGGCTTCTGCATCCTTGATGATCGTTTGGTCACGGTCGAGATCTACAGTGCCGAGCTGAGGCTGGGGCTCCCCGAGGAAGTCGCGCTCTATCAAAGGGTGTTCGAGATGCTTTCGGCTGACGCGCTCTACGGGGCGGACGCCCGCCGGCTCCTCACCACCGCCGCCGAATCCTGGGTCTGA
- a CDS encoding methyltransferase domain-containing protein — protein MSTAPGTEVFRRRLTESLDRDGCFRAEWLRLVFGRVPREKFAPHTVWRWSDGGWGPLNRREDPEGWAELVYRPGAALITQIGDGAPVADGTGIGATSSMSSADVVLNMLAALDLRPGHSVLEIGSGTGYNAALLCERVGAESVVTVEIDPLLAELAAERLASAGHRPLVVCGDGEAGHPDRAPYDRLIATASVRRVPPAWLRQVAPGGVLVIPWYPCANGFGLIRLRMGDDGTAHGRFQGRESFMPVRGQRMTPPDIGSLWEATWKDSEKIEGDAGLLDLGSAHALFALAVRAPGFSAQLQGDGVLLLSGDDASWLWVRRDACHRYGPRDLVAEAARFLAWWRERGRPRTEEFGMTVTPDEQRVWLRDPGRVLLRSAG, from the coding sequence GTGAGCACCGCGCCCGGAACCGAGGTCTTCCGCCGGCGGCTCACCGAGTCGCTGGACCGGGACGGCTGCTTCCGCGCGGAGTGGCTGCGGCTGGTGTTCGGCCGCGTCCCACGGGAGAAGTTCGCGCCGCACACCGTGTGGCGCTGGTCCGACGGCGGCTGGGGTCCGCTGAACCGCCGCGAGGACCCCGAAGGCTGGGCCGAACTGGTCTACCGCCCCGGTGCGGCGCTGATCACGCAGATCGGCGACGGCGCCCCGGTGGCGGACGGCACGGGGATCGGTGCCACGAGTTCGATGAGTTCGGCCGACGTGGTGCTCAACATGCTGGCCGCTCTGGACCTCCGGCCCGGCCACTCCGTTCTCGAAATCGGCAGCGGCACCGGGTACAACGCGGCGCTGCTGTGCGAACGCGTGGGCGCCGAAAGCGTCGTCACGGTCGAGATCGACCCGCTGCTCGCGGAGCTCGCCGCCGAGCGACTCGCCTCGGCCGGCCACCGCCCGCTGGTGGTCTGCGGGGACGGCGAGGCGGGCCACCCGGACCGGGCGCCGTACGACCGGCTGATCGCCACGGCCTCCGTACGTCGGGTGCCCCCGGCCTGGCTGCGCCAGGTGGCGCCGGGCGGCGTGCTGGTCATCCCCTGGTACCCCTGCGCCAACGGCTTCGGGCTGATCCGGCTCCGGATGGGCGACGACGGCACGGCCCATGGGCGTTTCCAGGGCCGGGAGTCGTTCATGCCGGTGCGCGGCCAGCGCATGACGCCCCCCGACATCGGGTCGCTCTGGGAGGCCACCTGGAAGGACTCGGAGAAGATCGAGGGCGACGCGGGGCTGCTGGATCTCGGCTCGGCCCACGCGCTTTTCGCACTCGCCGTGCGGGCGCCGGGCTTCTCCGCACAGCTTCAGGGCGACGGGGTTCTCCTGCTGTCCGGGGACGACGCGTCCTGGCTGTGGGTCAGGCGCGATGCCTGCCATCGCTACGGGCCGCGTGATCTGGTGGCGGAGGCCGCGCGGTTTCTTGCCTGGTGGCGGGAGCGCGGCCGCCCGCGGACGGAGGAGTTCGGCATGACCGTCACCCCCGACGAGCAACGCGTGTGGCTGCGCGACCCGGGCCGGGTTCTCCTGCGGTCCGCCGGCTGA
- a CDS encoding MarR family winged helix-turn-helix transcriptional regulator: protein MNATPRWLTPEQKAAWDAFIRMHEKLIGRLSRRVQEDSGMSPSDYIVLAKLTEAGERMRFMDLVKLVEWEKSRMSHQITRMAKRGLVAKEECPDDGRGAFIVATPAGHRAIEDAAPTHVAHVRRLFIEALTQEELDTLARISKRVLTHMEKQPD, encoded by the coding sequence ATGAACGCAACGCCTCGCTGGCTGACCCCGGAGCAGAAGGCCGCCTGGGACGCCTTCATCCGCATGCACGAAAAGCTCATCGGAAGGCTCTCCCGCCGGGTCCAGGAGGACTCCGGCATGTCCCCCTCCGACTACATCGTGCTGGCCAAACTCACCGAGGCCGGCGAGCGGATGCGCTTCATGGACCTGGTCAAGCTGGTGGAGTGGGAGAAGAGCCGCATGTCCCACCAGATCACCCGCATGGCGAAGCGCGGACTGGTGGCCAAGGAAGAGTGCCCCGACGACGGGCGCGGAGCGTTCATCGTCGCCACCCCGGCCGGCCACCGGGCGATCGAGGACGCCGCACCCACGCACGTCGCCCACGTCCGCCGGCTGTTCATCGAGGCCCTCACCCAGGAAGAACTCGACACGCTCGCCCGGATCTCGAAGCGCGTCCTCACCCACATGGAGAAGCAGCCGGACTGA
- a CDS encoding hydrolase, which produces MSTQNKAGLDALLTPEESVLVLIDHQPFQFANLNSHEPTMIVNNVVGLAKAAKVFDVPTILTTVLEERGGLLLQDLQDVFPEQKPINRTWVNTWQDERVVDAVKATGRKKLILAGLWTEVCLAMPAIQAAGEGFEVFAVTDASGGASKETHDMAVRRMARAGVVPITWMAVMSEWQRDYAREKTLPGLVEVMLAHTGATGVAYAWETQLLAGQGRNGG; this is translated from the coding sequence ATGAGCACCCAGAACAAGGCTGGACTCGACGCGCTGCTGACGCCCGAGGAGAGCGTCCTCGTGCTGATCGACCACCAGCCGTTCCAGTTCGCCAACCTGAACAGCCACGAGCCGACGATGATCGTGAACAACGTCGTCGGTCTTGCCAAGGCCGCCAAGGTGTTCGACGTCCCCACCATCCTGACGACCGTGCTGGAGGAGCGCGGCGGCCTCCTCCTCCAGGATCTGCAGGACGTGTTCCCGGAGCAGAAGCCGATCAACAGGACGTGGGTCAACACCTGGCAGGACGAGCGCGTCGTGGACGCCGTCAAGGCGACCGGGCGCAAGAAGCTGATCCTCGCCGGTCTGTGGACGGAGGTCTGCCTGGCGATGCCCGCCATCCAGGCGGCGGGCGAGGGCTTCGAGGTCTTCGCCGTCACCGACGCCTCGGGCGGCGCCTCGAAGGAGACCCACGACATGGCCGTGCGGCGCATGGCCCGGGCGGGCGTCGTCCCGATCACCTGGATGGCGGTGATGAGCGAGTGGCAGCGTGACTACGCCCGCGAGAAGACCCTCCCGGGTCTCGTCGAGGTCATGCTGGCACACACCGGTGCCACCGGTGTGGCCTACGCCTGGGAGACCCAGCTTCTCGCCGGGCAGGGCCGCAACGGCGGCTGA
- a CDS encoding GNAT family N-acetyltransferase — protein MTVEVRDVPEANRYEARLDGETAIAGVAAYIRTAELIAFVHTEVPPEHEGKGIGSALARTALDEARAAKLRVLATCPFFAGWIARHPEYQDLLYQSRSTVSD, from the coding sequence ATGACCGTGGAAGTGCGTGACGTACCCGAGGCCAACCGGTACGAGGCCCGGCTCGACGGGGAGACGGCGATCGCGGGCGTCGCGGCGTACATCCGGACGGCGGAACTCATCGCCTTCGTGCACACCGAGGTTCCGCCGGAGCACGAGGGCAAGGGGATCGGGTCGGCCCTGGCCCGCACCGCCCTCGACGAGGCGCGCGCCGCGAAGCTGCGGGTGCTGGCCACCTGTCCGTTCTTCGCGGGGTGGATCGCCCGGCACCCCGAGTACCAGGACCTGCTGTACCAGTCCCGCAGCACGGTCAGCGACTGA
- a CDS encoding (4Fe-4S)-binding protein, producing MSSSTGKKTYEGRSITVTFEAARCRHAAECVRGLPEVFDTARRPWIRPDGAEAGRLAEVVRRCPSGALQYAWVDGVQETPGGPAPITRHAPGTNGGGTSEHLPGTGEKA from the coding sequence ATGAGTAGCAGCACCGGGAAGAAGACGTACGAGGGCCGGTCGATCACCGTGACCTTCGAGGCCGCGCGCTGCCGGCACGCCGCCGAATGCGTCCGCGGCCTGCCGGAGGTCTTCGACACCGCCCGGCGCCCGTGGATCAGGCCCGACGGCGCCGAGGCCGGGCGCCTGGCCGAAGTGGTGCGGCGCTGCCCCTCGGGCGCGTTGCAGTACGCATGGGTGGACGGCGTGCAGGAGACTCCGGGCGGGCCCGCACCGATCACCCGTCACGCCCCCGGCACCAACGGCGGCGGCACGTCTGAGCACCTCCCCGGAACCGGCGAGAAGGCATGA
- a CDS encoding nuclear transport factor 2 family protein, translating into MAENTAADQARRNTGIVLTAMRELFGEKDLTALDRYWAEPYVRHRPRMAGGLDTLRAVVPGLDGFVGAPQRTAAQGDLVCTHSVVHGWAPDPVVIVDIFRLDEGRIVEHWDVVQELVPPGETVSGHPTV; encoded by the coding sequence ATGGCCGAGAACACCGCGGCGGACCAGGCCCGGCGCAACACCGGCATCGTGCTGACCGCCATGCGGGAACTCTTCGGGGAGAAGGACCTGACCGCGCTCGACCGGTACTGGGCCGAGCCCTACGTGCGGCACAGGCCCCGGATGGCCGGCGGTCTGGACACGCTGCGCGCCGTGGTGCCGGGCCTGGACGGTTTCGTGGGGGCGCCGCAGCGGACCGCCGCGCAGGGCGACCTCGTCTGCACCCACAGCGTCGTCCACGGCTGGGCGCCGGACCCCGTCGTCATCGTCGACATCTTCCGGCTCGACGAAGGCCGGATCGTCGAGCACTGGGACGTCGTTCAGGAACTCGTCCCGCCCGGGGAGACCGTCAGCGGCCATCCGACGGTCTGA
- a CDS encoding RNA-binding S4 domain-containing protein, with protein METQGGTGGTVRVDVWIWSVRLAKTRSTAAAACKAGHVRINGDRAKPAQPVKPGDEVRLRQDGRERIVKVTQLIRKRVGAPVAVQCYVDNSPPPPPREAVAPAGIRDRGAGRPTKRDRREMDRLRGAGS; from the coding sequence ATGGAGACGCAGGGCGGCACGGGCGGCACGGTGCGAGTGGACGTGTGGATCTGGTCGGTCCGCCTGGCCAAGACCCGCTCCACGGCGGCGGCGGCCTGCAAGGCCGGCCACGTCCGGATCAACGGCGACCGCGCGAAGCCGGCCCAGCCGGTGAAGCCGGGCGACGAGGTCCGGCTGCGGCAGGACGGCCGGGAGCGGATCGTGAAGGTCACCCAGCTCATCCGCAAGCGGGTCGGTGCGCCGGTGGCCGTGCAGTGCTACGTGGACAACAGCCCGCCGCCCCCGCCGCGCGAGGCGGTGGCCCCGGCGGGCATCAGGGACCGCGGCGCGGGCCGCCCGACCAAGCGCGACCGCCGCGAGATGGACCGGCTGCGCGGGGCGGGTTCCTGA